Within Candidatus Methylomirabilis sp., the genomic segment GTTCTTCATGCTCCGGGTGCTGAACGGGACCGACCCGCTCCTGCCCCGGGCCTACAGCATCTACCGGATGGCGAGGGGGCGCCGCGGGCGGGGGACGCGCGTG encodes:
- a CDS encoding dihydroorotate dehydrogenase electron transfer subunit, with protein sequence MTANRDLGHGYYGVAIEAEGLRPTFRPGQFFMLRVLNGTDPLLPRAYSIYRMARGRRGRGTRV